In Quercus robur chromosome 11, dhQueRobu3.1, whole genome shotgun sequence, the following proteins share a genomic window:
- the LOC126704860 gene encoding 2-oxoglutarate-dependent dioxygenase 19-like translates to MASTIPLDTKTLKVSPVHPPKITSVKPLVESTGLSSLTSIYTFTHNLHDEPISDDPEDSIPIIDVSLLVSGSPEEQSPVIHQLNKACSDWGCFLVINHGVPESLTKAMIEVFQEFCNLPEEEKQEFHGNHVMDPIRCSTGFNPSMDKVNLWRDHLKFYTYPEFHSPNKPVGFSEIALELSKRNREVAIVILKAISKSLGLEESYIEKASNFELGLQILAANFYPVCLEPERAIGIPPHSDHGLLTLLVDNGISGLQIQHKGKWINVNLLPNALFAHIGDHLEILSNGKYKGVLHQALANDKATRISIAMPHGPSLDTVIRPAPEFVDNESHPPKYIEITYKEYVKLLLSGEICSKFRLDFEQSKAVYAS, encoded by the exons ATGGCTTCAACAATTCCACTTGATACCAAAACCTTGAAGGTATCACCTGTTCATCCACCTAAGATAACAAGTGTCAAACCACTAGTAGAATCAACTGGCCTCTCCTCCCTCACTTCGATTTACACCTTCACCCATAATCTCCATGATGAACCAATATCTGATGATCCAGAAGATTCAATCCCCATTATTGACGTCTCTCTTCTTGTTTCCGGTAGTCCTGAAGAACAGTCCCCAGTCATCCATCAACTCAACAAAGCCTGCTCAGATTGGGGCTGCTTCTTG GTGATTAATCACGGTGTGCCAGAGAGCCTGACAAAGGCAATGATAGAAGTGTTTCAAGAATTTTGCAACCTGCCAGAGGAAGAGAAGCAAGAGTTTCATGGAAATCATGTTATGGATCCAATCAGGTGTAGCACTGGTTTTAATCCTTCAATGGATAAAGTAAACTTATGGAGAGATCATCTCAAGTTCTACACATATCCTGAATTTCACTCACCCAACAAACCTGTTGGGTTTAG TGAGATTGCATTGGAGTTAAGcaaaagaaacagagaagtaGCGATAGTAATACTGAAAGCTATATCAAAGAGCTTGGGGCTGGAAGAGAGCTACATAGAGAAGGCCTCCAATTTCGAGTTGGGTTTACAAATTCTTGCTGCTAACTTTTATCCAGTTTGTCTAGAGCCAGAACGAGCAATTGGCATCCCCCCTCACTCGGACCATGGTCTGTTAACCCTTTTGGTGGATAATGGAATCTCTGGACTTCAAATACAGCATAAAGGAAAATGGATTAATGTCAATCTCCTTCCCAATGCACTTTTTGCTCACATTGGTGACCACTTGGAG ATTTTGAGCAATGGCAAATACAAGGGTGTTCTACACCAGGCACTTGCCAATGACAAAGCTACAAGAATATCCATAGCCATGCCACATGGACCATCGCTAGACACAGTTATAAGGCCAGCACCAGAGTTTGTTGACAATGAAAGTCATCCACCTAAATACATTGAAATAACGTACAAGGAGTATGTGAAATTGTTGCTAAGTGGTGAGATTTGTTCTAAATTTCGGTTGGATTTTGAACAAAGCAAAGCAGTCTATGCTAGTTGA